One window of the Triticum dicoccoides isolate Atlit2015 ecotype Zavitan chromosome 3B, WEW_v2.0, whole genome shotgun sequence genome contains the following:
- the LOC119277115 gene encoding factor of DNA methylation 2-like isoform X1, whose amino-acid sequence MAETGDASGDWLARLSGLGSYVCSKMNYHENCSLQYAGIHTALHGVLEEKEKVEQEYKARLHLIAAKEELVRRNEELEAEIQSLKRKLQASEASDTPAQGSGREHNQSGRQVQITSVQKRKRQSEGHAGEDAEEHEAAEILCVMNNHEQGLSAELRDVREETSNINAELIKGFLDMGGVGRQNITVKYMGQLSERPFLLACLRKFLCKEAEAEASRLCKFWQEQLMNPDWYPFKSDTIGGISEETINDDDVKLQELRATWGEESYKALVKALVNSFLELKECGKLSDRTIVAQLWNFKEDRKATLSESVEYVCSKVKSLSNENVRTSTCGKRGRGGGRA is encoded by the exons ATGGCAGAGACCGGAGATGCAAGTGGTGACTGGCTTGCGCGCCTCTCTGGACTCGGTTCATATGTTTGCTCCAAGATGAACTACCACGAGAATTGCAGTCTTCAATACGCCGGCATCCACACCGCGCTTCACGGAGTCCTCGAAGAAAAGGAGAAGGTGGAGCAAGAATATAAGG CAAGGCTTCACCTTatcgctgcgaaggaggagctcgtTAGAAGGAATGAAGAGCTGGAAGCAGAGATTCAATCTTTAAAGAGAAAGCTCCAAGCAAGTGAGGCAAGTGATACGCCGGCACAGGGAAGTGGTCGTGAGCATAACCAGTCTGGAAGG CAGGTGCAAATAACATCAGTGCAGAAAAGAAAACGGCAATCTGAGGGACATGCTGGTGAAGATGCTGAGGAGCATGAGGCTGCGGAAATTCTGTGTGTTATGAACAATCATGAACAAGGTTTGAGTGCTGAGCTTCGCGATGTTAGAGAAGAAACTTCAAATATCAACGCTGAGCTCATCAAG GGATTTCTTGATATGGGTGGTGTTGGTAGACAGAATATCACCGTAAAGTACATGGGGCAGTTGAGTGAGAGGCCATTCCTACTGGCATGCCTTCGGAAGTTTCTCTGCAAAGAAGCCGAGGCGGAAGCTTCTCGGCTGTGCAAATTTTGGCAGGAGCAGCTCATGAACCCAGACTGGTATCCCTTCAAGAGTGACACAATTGGAGGCATTTCTGAG GAGACTATTAATGACGATGACGTTAAACTACAAGAGCTGCGGGCTACGTGGGGGGAAGAGTCTTACAAGGCATTGGTGAAGGCTTTGGTGAATAGTTTCTTGGAGTTAAAGGAATGTGGCAAGCTGAGTGACAGAACCATTGTAGCCCAGCTTTGGAATTTCAAAGAGGACAGGAAGGCTACTCTCAGTGAGAGTGTTGAGTACGTGTGCAGCAAAGTGAAGAGCCTCAGCAACGAGAATGTCAGGACCTCGACTTGCGG GAAAAGGGGCCGTGGTGGTGGACGAGCATGA
- the LOC119277115 gene encoding factor of DNA methylation 2-like isoform X2, protein MAETGDASGDWLARLSGLGSYVCSKMNYHENCSLQYAGIHTALHGVLEEKEKVEQEYKARLHLIAAKEELVRRNEELEAEIQSLKRKLQASEASDTPAQGSGREHNQSGRVQITSVQKRKRQSEGHAGEDAEEHEAAEILCVMNNHEQGLSAELRDVREETSNINAELIKGFLDMGGVGRQNITVKYMGQLSERPFLLACLRKFLCKEAEAEASRLCKFWQEQLMNPDWYPFKSDTIGGISEETINDDDVKLQELRATWGEESYKALVKALVNSFLELKECGKLSDRTIVAQLWNFKEDRKATLSESVEYVCSKVKSLSNENVRTSTCGKRGRGGGRA, encoded by the exons ATGGCAGAGACCGGAGATGCAAGTGGTGACTGGCTTGCGCGCCTCTCTGGACTCGGTTCATATGTTTGCTCCAAGATGAACTACCACGAGAATTGCAGTCTTCAATACGCCGGCATCCACACCGCGCTTCACGGAGTCCTCGAAGAAAAGGAGAAGGTGGAGCAAGAATATAAGG CAAGGCTTCACCTTatcgctgcgaaggaggagctcgtTAGAAGGAATGAAGAGCTGGAAGCAGAGATTCAATCTTTAAAGAGAAAGCTCCAAGCAAGTGAGGCAAGTGATACGCCGGCACAGGGAAGTGGTCGTGAGCATAACCAGTCTGGAAGG GTGCAAATAACATCAGTGCAGAAAAGAAAACGGCAATCTGAGGGACATGCTGGTGAAGATGCTGAGGAGCATGAGGCTGCGGAAATTCTGTGTGTTATGAACAATCATGAACAAGGTTTGAGTGCTGAGCTTCGCGATGTTAGAGAAGAAACTTCAAATATCAACGCTGAGCTCATCAAG GGATTTCTTGATATGGGTGGTGTTGGTAGACAGAATATCACCGTAAAGTACATGGGGCAGTTGAGTGAGAGGCCATTCCTACTGGCATGCCTTCGGAAGTTTCTCTGCAAAGAAGCCGAGGCGGAAGCTTCTCGGCTGTGCAAATTTTGGCAGGAGCAGCTCATGAACCCAGACTGGTATCCCTTCAAGAGTGACACAATTGGAGGCATTTCTGAG GAGACTATTAATGACGATGACGTTAAACTACAAGAGCTGCGGGCTACGTGGGGGGAAGAGTCTTACAAGGCATTGGTGAAGGCTTTGGTGAATAGTTTCTTGGAGTTAAAGGAATGTGGCAAGCTGAGTGACAGAACCATTGTAGCCCAGCTTTGGAATTTCAAAGAGGACAGGAAGGCTACTCTCAGTGAGAGTGTTGAGTACGTGTGCAGCAAAGTGAAGAGCCTCAGCAACGAGAATGTCAGGACCTCGACTTGCGG GAAAAGGGGCCGTGGTGGTGGACGAGCATGA
- the LOC119277118 gene encoding TLC domain-containing protein 4-like produces MDLSTTSVMAAKAYSYKAESLVKEYLLADAYVSYTAMLGGILMCKMVYDITHLVSSFFYKCYASLTKAQKLEWNNRGISTVHAIFITFMSVYLVFFSDLYSDKLDGPVTFRSSNLSNITLAVSVGYFITDIAMIFWVYPSLGGMEYVLHHFLSLVSIVYSVNSGEGQLYTYMVLISEGTTPGINLRWYLDTAGLKRSKAYVVNGSFMVVAWLVARIILFIYLFYHIYFHYDDVMQMRTFSRVLIFGVPTILLIMNTIWFAKILRGLKKTLTKRE; encoded by the exons ATGGATCTGTCCACAACCTCTGTTATGGCGGCTAAGGCCTACTCGTACAAAGCAGAGTCACTGGTTAAGGAATACCTTCTTGCAGATGCATATGTTTCGTACACTGCTATGCTTGGTGGGATCCTGATGTGCAAGATG GTCTATGACATCACACACTTAGTCAGCTCATTCTTCTACAAGTGTTATGCTTCTCTTACAAAAGCCCAAAAGCTTGAGTGGAACAACAG GGGCATCTCCACTGTCCATGCAATTTTCATCACATTCATGTCAGTGTACCTAGTATTCTTCTCCGACCTATACTCTGATAAGCTGGATGGACCAGTAACTTTCCGGAGTTCAAACCTCTCTAATATTACACTAGCG GTATCTGTTGGGTACTTCATCACTGACATTGCTATGATATTTTGGGTTTATCCTTCCCTAGGTGGAATGGAGTAT GTTCTTCATCACTTCCTGTCACTTGTTTCCATAGTCTATTCTGTGAATTCTGGGGAAGGCCAGTTGTATACATACATGGTTCTCATCTCTGAAGGAACCACACCTGGAATTAACCTCCGCTG GTATCTTGATACTGCTGGACTGAAAAGATCCAAGGCCTATGTTGTGAACGGTAGCTTTATGGTTGTTGCATGGCTG GTGGCACGGATAATTCTATTCATCTACTTGTTCTACCACATCTACTTCCACTATGATGAC GTGATGCAGATGCGGACCTTCAGCCGCGTTCTGATATTTGGCGTGCCCACAATACTACTCATCATGAACACGATATGGTTTGCAAAGATCTTGAGAGGCCTTAAAAAGACGCTAACTAAGAGGGAGTGA
- the LOC119277117 gene encoding uncharacterized protein At4g15545-like → MTQTPGAHAAPAAPAPPPPAEGAGLSEAIVAALPPDPYDQLEVARKITAVAVAARASRLEHEAARLRQKLADKDRLAAELADRAGALDQALHDADARLRVVLEDNAKLVKERDSLVQTSRKLARDLAKLETFKRHLMQSLGDDNSSSQETVDIRTCEQSVAKASSWRDDASASNNPAPASTTRADGSSEAESVNQEVARPFEQKLTITHMTPRLMADPSPKQRSSSAASTRRYSTAVSPKLASRASSPRRYSTAVSPKLSSGSSGAGTASSPRLEGHMAMSAWLPSSKMSSAANSPPRGHSVSGRTTRIDGKEFFRQARSRLSYEQFAAFLANIKELNAHRQSQEETLEKADQIFGAENKDLLLSFQGLLSRSLT, encoded by the exons ATGACGCAGACTCCCGGCGCCCACGCCGCCCCGGCCGCGCCGGCGCCTCCACCCCCCGCCGAGGGCGCCGGGCTGTCCGAGGCCATCGTGGCCGCGCTGCCGCCGGACCCGTACGACCAGCTGGAGGTGGCCCGCAAGATCAccgccgtggccgtggccgcgCGCGCCTCCCGCCTGGAGCACGAGGCCGCGCGCCTCCGCCAGAAGCTGGCCGACAAGGACCGcctcgccgcggagctcgccgacaGGGCCGGCGCGCTCGACCAggccctccacgacgccgacgcccgcCTCCGCGTCGTCCTCGAAGACAAC GCTAAGCTGGTGAAGGAGAGGGACTCGCTCGTCCAGACGTCCAGGAAGCTGGCCAGGGACCTCGCCAAG CTGGAGACATTCAAGAGGCACCTGATGCAGTCACTGGGGGACGATAATTCTTCA AGTCAGGAGACAGTCGACATCAGAACATGTGAGCAATCGGTCGCCAAAGCAAGTTCCTGGAGAG ACGACGCGTCCGCGAGCAATAATCCTGCTCCTGCATCCACCACACGAGCCGACGGATCTTCCGAAGCCGAAAGCGTAAACCAGGAAG TGGCAAGGCCGTTCGAGCAGAAGCTCACCATCACGCACATGACCCCGCGCCTCATGGCCGACCCGTCGCCGAAGCAGAGGTCCTCCTCCGCGGCCTCCACCAGGAGATACTCCACCGCCGTGTCCCCGAAGCTGGCGTCCCGCGCCTCGTCCCCTAGACGGTACTCCACGGCCGTGTCGCCGAAGCTGTCGTCCGGCAGCAGCGGCGCCGGCACCGCCAGTTCCCCGCGGCTCGAAGGCCACATGGCGATGTCGGCGTGGCTCCCCTCCAGCAAGATGTCCTCTGCGGCCAATTCACCCCCTCGTGGGCACTCAGTCTCAG GACGCACGACAAGGATAGATGGCAAGGAGTTCTTCCGTCAAGCAAG GAGCCGTCTGTCATACGAACAGTTTGCTGCTTTCCTCGCCAACATCAAGGAGCTGAACGCTCACAGGCAATCCCAAGAG GAGACCCTCGAGAAGGCGGACCAGATCTTCGGCGCAGAAAACAAGGACCTCCTCCTCTCATTTCAGGGCCTACTTAGCCGCAGCCTCACGTAA